From the genome of Paraburkholderia sp. ZP32-5:
CGATGTCCGCCGTGCCGATGGGCGTGACAACTTCACCGCGATAATTCAGGCGCTCATCGATTTCCCGGATGTGCTCGCGTTTGAGCAACATCTTCGGCGCCGGCGAGTACAGATTGAACACGTCCGTGCCACGCCACTGACGGCCGATTTCATATACGTCGCGGAAGCCCTTCGTCGTCAGCAGGCCCACACGAACGCCCTTGCCTTCGAGCATCATGTTCAGCGCCGCCGTCGAACCATGCAGGATCAGTGAGACTGCATCCGCACCGAATTCGTCACGGAATTCCTTCGCGATGGCATCCATCACCTTCATCGGCTGCGCCGGATTGGACGAATACTTGCGGATCGCGATGACTTCGCCCTGATCTTCATCGAATGCAGTCACGTCCGTGAACGTGCCGCCAACGTCGATACCGATACGCAGCTTCATGCCGTAACCTCTTCCTTCATCTTCGATCGAAGCGCCGTCGTAGCGCCCTGGTCAACTTCGAGCGACACAGTGTCGATTACCACGCCGTAATCGCGCTTCGCAGCTGCGACGGATACGTAACCCTGTTTTACGTCCTCGCGAACGCGTTCCATGTCGCGTTCGAGCGGATTACCCCAGCCGCCACCGCCGGCCAGTCGCCAGGACACCACTTCATCCTTCTTCAGGCGCATACCGGCAACTTTCGAAAACATGGATTCTTCATGCTCTTTGCCCGGGTTGCGCAGCGCGTGCGACGGTTGTGCAGGCTTCGCACCGAACACGCCCGTTTGCGAGTGTTTGAAGCGGTCGGTGCGCAGATTGCAGACCATTTCGTCCGCGAGGTTGTGCCAGTCGCGTACTGCGCCGAGGCCCCCGCGGAACTTGCCGGCGCCGCCCGAATCCGGCAGCAGCCCGTAGCGGTCGATCTGGACCGGGAATTCCGTTTCCATCGCTTCGACGGGGGTATTCAGGATGTTCAGCGCGAGGTCGTCCTGCGCGCTGACGCCGTCGCCGTTCGGTCGTGCGCCACCACCACCGACGTAGATCTCGTGGAACGACATCCATTTCCCGTTGCGCGGGTTGGTCGCGGAGCCCGTAAAACCGCCACTGGATCCGCTGGCGGGTGCCGGCATGATGTCAGGCATCACTCGACCCAAAACACGGCAGCAGACCGCCGATACGACGACGCTTGGGCGCGTGTACATGTTGACCGGCGCCGGAAACCTTGGATTGAGCAGCGATCCTTCTTCCGGATAGGTGATTTTCACCACGCGAGCCAGACCGTCGTTGACCGGCACGCTCTGGCCGAAAGCCATCTTCACCCAGCATTCGATGATCGAACGTGACACGCACGGACGCAGATTCAGCGGCCCCTTTGCCTGCCTGTCGCTCGTCAGCGTGAAATGCAGTGTGTTGTCTTCGAGCACTTCCAGCGAGCAGCCAATGCTCAGCGGTTGGTCACGATTGACACCATCATCGTCCAGACAGTCGATTTCCGGGCCATAGTTGCCCTTGGGCAGCCTGGCAATTTGCTTGCGTAGTTCGCTTTCGCAAATGTCCATCCACTGCGACCAGCAGTCGATGACGTTTTCCACGCCGTGCTTGCGGAACAGTTCCGAGAATTTCTGCACGCCGTAGACGTTCGTTTGCGCCTGCGCGTTCACGTCGCCCCACGTTACTTCCGGCGTGCGCGTATTGGCGCAGATGATTTCGTAAACGTCGGCGTTCAGTTCGCCCGCGCGAAAAAGGTATACCGGCGGCAAAAGCAACCCTTCCTGAAAGAGTTCAGTCGCAGCGGGACTGTTCGTGCCAGGCACCATGCCGCCGAAATCCGGCTTGTGCGCGGTGTTGCCAATGTACCCGGACAGTTCTCCCTCGTAGAAAATCGGTGAGATGACGGTCACGTCGGTGGCATGATTCTGCGCCGCACGGTATGGATGGTTGACGATAATCGCATCGCCCGCGACGAACTTGTCACCGAAAAGGCGGTGCACTTCGCGCACCTGCTCGGAAATCGGCCCGATATGCAGAGGCTGCGGAATACCTTGCGCGACGAGACGTGCTTGTCGGTCAAACACGCAAAACGTGAAATCGAGGCTTTCCTTGATAGTGTTCGAATAGCCCGTACGCAGCATGTTGACTGTCAGCTCGCGCGCGATCTGCTGAGTTGACTGGTAAATTATTTCCAGATCAATTGCATCCACCGTCCGTTCTCCAGGATAAATCGCAGATCCATACCGGGTGGCGACGAACATTGACCGCTGCGCGACGCCACGCTCACTTGCCAGATTCTGTTTTCGTCTTTTGAAGCTCTCCTTTACCGGCGCTTCGGTAAAGGATTGATCGATGTATTCTGACAGCCGCTCGGTCTTCGCCCTCGAACCATTCCGTCGACGGTGCCGATCGTTTTCTGTCCAGATTGGCGGTGCCAGGCTTGCTGGCCTTTACAGGGATAACCGACTACTTGAACTCGTTCTTCACTTGATCGAAGAAGCCATCCTTGTGCAGCGCGTCGGTAAATGAAGTATCGACATAAGCCGACTGATCTTTGGTCTTGAGCTTGGGCCCCATTGCATCGACGCCGTCGATCACGTTCGCGACAGCGTCTTTCGTGAGCGAAACATCGCGCGGTACCGTGGCTTTCCATTGATTGTAGGCAGCGTCGATGATCGCCTGATTGTCGGTCTTGAACGACTTGCCGATGACGTCTTTCGCCCACTTCTCATCCGACAGCGCCTTGTACTCGCCTTCGGCGTATGCCTGAATCAGGCGCTTGACCGTATCGGGATGCGCCTTGATGTAGTCCTTCTGCAGGACCATGCCGTCGAACACCCACGGCATGCCATCGCGGCTCAAATCGAGCATCTTGACCAGCCCCTTCTGATGCGCAACCTCCGCGCTAGGGTTCGAGTAGGCAGACGCGGCAACCTGGTTCGTGACTTGCGCGGCAAGCCGTTGCCCCGCGCCGCCGAGTGCCACGATGTTCATGTCTTTGCGCGTCATGCCCCACTTTTGGAGCGCGAGCGTCGCTGCGATATCAGTTTCGGCCGTGAACGACGAAATCGCAAACTTCTTGCCCTTCAGATCGCCAGGCGTCTTGATGTCTTTCGTGACATAGATATCGAAGAGACTGCTGTTCGCATTGGACGATACCATCCGCAGATCGGTGCCTTCCCGGTTCGATTGCACGATAACCGACAGGCCGGCCTGCATCACCTGGATCTTGTCGGACAGCAGCACCTGCATGCCGCGCGATCCGCCTTCGATGGTGATCAGGTGCGCATCGATGCCGTACTTCTTGAAAGCACCGGACGCGTTGGCGAAATCAGCGATGATCGAACTGACGTTCTGCGGGACCGAGCCGATAGAAACATCATCGTTGGCTGATGCTACGTTGGACGCCGAAAGAGCCGTTGCGGCGAACGCAAACGAGCACAGCACTGATGCAAAACATCGCTTCATGTTCATCGGGGGATGTCTCCGCTGATTGGTGTTGGCTAGCAAAATTTTTTCTAAGGGTGCTAATAATATATTGATCAACGTGCAGTTGAGTCAACGACAAACACTCCTTTAAGCGTAGTGATTTACCCGTAGCTCAGCGGCAATCCGCCCTATAGTTCAATATAAAAAAGGCCGGACTCCATGATGGCAGTCCGGCCTCCTG
Proteins encoded in this window:
- a CDS encoding hydantoinase B/oxoprolinase family protein gives rise to the protein MFVATRYGSAIYPGERTVDAIDLEIIYQSTQQIARELTVNMLRTGYSNTIKESLDFTFCVFDRQARLVAQGIPQPLHIGPISEQVREVHRLFGDKFVAGDAIIVNHPYRAAQNHATDVTVISPIFYEGELSGYIGNTAHKPDFGGMVPGTNSPAATELFQEGLLLPPVYLFRAGELNADVYEIICANTRTPEVTWGDVNAQAQTNVYGVQKFSELFRKHGVENVIDCWSQWMDICESELRKQIARLPKGNYGPEIDCLDDDGVNRDQPLSIGCSLEVLEDNTLHFTLTSDRQAKGPLNLRPCVSRSIIECWVKMAFGQSVPVNDGLARVVKITYPEEGSLLNPRFPAPVNMYTRPSVVVSAVCCRVLGRVMPDIMPAPASGSSGGFTGSATNPRNGKWMSFHEIYVGGGGARPNGDGVSAQDDLALNILNTPVEAMETEFPVQIDRYGLLPDSGGAGKFRGGLGAVRDWHNLADEMVCNLRTDRFKHSQTGVFGAKPAQPSHALRNPGKEHEESMFSKVAGMRLKKDEVVSWRLAGGGGWGNPLERDMERVREDVKQGYVSVAAAKRDYGVVIDTVSLEVDQGATTALRSKMKEEVTA
- a CDS encoding ABC transporter substrate-binding protein is translated as MNMKRCFASVLCSFAFAATALSASNVASANDDVSIGSVPQNVSSIIADFANASGAFKKYGIDAHLITIEGGSRGMQVLLSDKIQVMQAGLSVIVQSNREGTDLRMVSSNANSSLFDIYVTKDIKTPGDLKGKKFAISSFTAETDIAATLALQKWGMTRKDMNIVALGGAGQRLAAQVTNQVAASAYSNPSAEVAHQKGLVKMLDLSRDGMPWVFDGMVLQKDYIKAHPDTVKRLIQAYAEGEYKALSDEKWAKDVIGKSFKTDNQAIIDAAYNQWKATVPRDVSLTKDAVANVIDGVDAMGPKLKTKDQSAYVDTSFTDALHKDGFFDQVKNEFK